A DNA window from Drosophila pseudoobscura strain MV-25-SWS-2005 chromosome 2, UCI_Dpse_MV25, whole genome shotgun sequence contains the following coding sequences:
- the sunz gene encoding uncharacterized protein sunz, with protein MNRIDASMDDMANNKFLTLYNSVIKSYAASTDFSTNEVVCLLIVYYKFSLSNRPASRLMTTNQLYGLFLVLFQIFDVGIIDRILLNLTQDARTVSPDAWMQLFSVFLSSSLEERMRFAYNVYTSAGTQTLNRETVAIAVEKFFVGDDDDEVQELRADMCEFLFNKFDTDKDGIISFEEYSEVVTIQPPLMEFLGQIFPGENDNTLIAYCNNIESLFPQED; from the exons ATGAATCGCATTGACGCTTCCATGGATGACATGGCCAACAACAAGTTCCTGACTCTCTACAACAGTGTGATAAAGAGCTATGCCGCCTCCACGGACTTTAGCACAAACGAAGTCGTTTGCCTCCTGATCGTCTACTACAAGTTCTCGCTGAGCAACAGGCCCGCCTCGCGCTTGATGACCACCAATCAGCTTTATGGCCTGTTTCTGGTGCTGTTTCAGATCTTCGATGTCGGCATCATCGATCGCATTCTGCTAAACCTTACGCAAGATGCGCGTACTGTTTCTCCGGATGCATGGATGCAGCTGTTCTCGGTATTTCTGAGCAGCAGCCTAGAAGAACGCATGCGATTTGCCTATAAT GTCTACACAAGTGCTGGCACTCAAACACTTAACCGTGAGACCGTGGCCATAGCTGTGGAGAAATTCTTTGTTggcgacgacgatgatgaggtTCAGGAACTTAGGGCG gACATGTGCGAGTTCTTGTTCAATAAATTCGACACTGACAAGGATGGGATTATATCGTTTGAGGAGTATTCCGAGGTAGTCACCATTCAACCGCCTCTTATGGAATTTCTGGGTCAAATATTTCCCGGTGAAAACGATAATACCCTGATTGCCTATTGTAATAATATTGAGAGTTTGTTCCCCCAAGAAGATTAG